In Pseudomonas sp. MYb327, one DNA window encodes the following:
- the hisB gene encoding imidazoleglycerol-phosphate dehydratase HisB, which produces MAERMASVERDTLETQIKASINLDGTGKARFDIGVPFLEHMLDQIARHGLIDLDIVSKGDLHIDDHHTVEDVGITLGQAFTKAIGDKKGIRRYGHAYVPLDEALSRVVIDFSGRPGLQMHVPYTRATVGGFDVDLFQEFFQGFVNHANVTLHIDNLRGHNTHHQIETVFKAFGRALRMAVELDDRMAGQMPSTKGVL; this is translated from the coding sequence ATGGCCGAACGTATGGCGTCTGTCGAGCGCGACACTCTGGAAACCCAGATCAAAGCCTCGATCAACCTTGATGGCACCGGAAAGGCCCGATTCGATATCGGTGTTCCTTTTCTTGAGCACATGCTGGACCAGATCGCCCGTCACGGGTTGATCGACCTGGATATTGTCAGCAAGGGCGACCTGCATATCGATGACCACCACACCGTGGAAGACGTCGGTATCACCCTCGGCCAGGCCTTCACCAAAGCCATTGGCGACAAGAAAGGCATCCGTCGCTACGGCCACGCCTACGTGCCGCTCGATGAAGCGCTGTCGCGCGTGGTGATCGACTTCTCCGGCCGTCCTGGCCTGCAGATGCATGTTCCGTATACCCGCGCCACCGTCGGCGGTTTCGACGTTGACCTGTTCCAGGAGTTCTTCCAGGGCTTCGTCAACCACGCCAACGTGACCCTGCACATCGATAACCTGCGTGGCCACAATACCCATCACCAGATCGAAACCGTGTTCAAGGCTTTCGGCCGCGCCCTGCGCATGGCTGTTGAGCTCGATGACCGCATGGCCGGGCAAATGCCTTCGACCAAGGGCGTTCTGTAA
- the grxC gene encoding glutaredoxin 3, translated as MNNVVVYSSDYCPYCSRAKYLLENKGVAFEEIKVDGKPQVRAAMAQKAGRTSVPQIWIGSTHVGGCDDLFALERAGKLDAMLKA; from the coding sequence ATGAACAACGTCGTCGTCTATTCCAGCGATTACTGCCCTTACTGCTCGCGAGCCAAGTACCTGCTCGAGAACAAAGGCGTGGCCTTCGAAGAGATCAAGGTCGATGGCAAGCCGCAGGTGCGCGCCGCAATGGCTCAGAAGGCCGGACGCACGTCCGTGCCGCAGATCTGGATCGGCAGCACCCACGTGGGTGGTTGTGATGATTTGTTCGCCCTGGAACGCGCCGGCAAGCTCGACGCGATGCTCAAGGCCTGA
- the hisF gene encoding imidazole glycerol phosphate synthase subunit HisF, with the protein MALAKRIIPCLDVDNGRVVKGVKFENIRDAGDPVEIARRYDEQGADEITFLDITASVDGRDTTLHTVERMASQVFIPLTVGGGVRTVQDIRNLLNAGADKVSINTAAVFNPEFVGEAAQHFGSQCIVVAIDAKKVSGPGETPRWEIFTHGGRKPTGLDAVEWAKKMEGLGAGEILLTSMDQDGMKNGFDLGVTRAISDALGIPVIASGGVGNLQHLADGILEGHASAVLAASIFHFGEYTVQEAKAYMAHRGIVMR; encoded by the coding sequence ATGGCGCTGGCCAAACGCATCATCCCTTGCCTGGACGTGGACAACGGCCGGGTGGTCAAGGGTGTGAAATTCGAAAACATCCGTGACGCCGGTGACCCGGTGGAAATTGCCCGTCGCTACGACGAGCAGGGCGCCGACGAGATTACCTTTCTCGACATCACCGCCAGCGTCGATGGCCGTGACACCACGCTGCATACCGTCGAGCGCATGGCCAGCCAGGTGTTCATCCCGCTGACCGTGGGCGGTGGCGTGCGTACCGTGCAGGACATTCGCAACTTGCTGAATGCCGGTGCAGACAAGGTGTCGATCAACACCGCTGCCGTGTTCAACCCTGAATTTGTCGGCGAAGCGGCGCAGCATTTCGGGTCGCAGTGCATTGTCGTCGCGATTGATGCAAAGAAGGTCTCTGGACCTGGGGAAACCCCGCGCTGGGAAATCTTCACCCACGGCGGCCGCAAGCCGACCGGTCTCGACGCTGTTGAATGGGCGAAGAAGATGGAAGGTCTCGGTGCCGGCGAAATCCTCCTGACCAGCATGGATCAGGACGGCATGAAAAACGGCTTCGACCTCGGCGTCACCCGCGCCATCAGCGATGCCCTGGGCATTCCGGTGATCGCTTCCGGCGGGGTCGGCAACTTGCAGCACCTGGCTGACGGGATTCTCGAAGGTCACGCCAGTGCGGTGTTGGCGGCCAGTATTTTCCACTTTGGCGAATACACCGTGCAGGAAGCCAAGGCTTATATGGCGCATCGCGGAATCGTGATGCGTTAA
- a CDS encoding ABC transporter substrate-binding protein — translation MLKRLLLALASASLLFISTAQAADSPADNPDTDIVLLTENFPPYNMAKNGKNFAQGENIDGIATDIVREIFKRTDITYSLTLRFPWERVYKLALENPGYGAFVMARLPDRERLFKWVGPIGPDDWIMLAKADSKITLETLDDARKYKIGAYKGDAIAMTLAKQGLKPVVVLRDQDNAKKLVNGQIDLWATGDPAGRYLARQEGVSGLKTVLRFNSAELYLALNKDVPDETVAKLQAALDQMRKEGKVDEIMARYL, via the coding sequence ATGCTTAAACGCCTTCTTCTAGCCCTCGCCAGCGCTTCCCTGTTGTTTATCAGCACAGCGCAAGCTGCAGACAGTCCTGCAGACAATCCCGACACCGATATTGTGTTGCTCACGGAAAACTTCCCGCCATACAACATGGCGAAGAATGGCAAGAATTTCGCTCAGGGCGAGAATATCGATGGCATCGCCACCGACATCGTCCGCGAAATATTCAAACGTACCGATATTACTTATAGCCTGACGCTGCGTTTCCCTTGGGAGCGGGTTTACAAGCTCGCGTTGGAAAATCCGGGTTACGGCGCCTTCGTGATGGCGCGTTTGCCGGATCGTGAGCGGCTCTTCAAGTGGGTCGGACCAATTGGGCCGGACGACTGGATCATGCTGGCCAAGGCCGATAGCAAAATCACTCTCGAAACACTGGATGACGCGCGAAAGTACAAGATCGGTGCGTACAAGGGTGACGCCATTGCCATGACCCTGGCCAAGCAGGGCTTGAAGCCGGTGGTGGTCCTGCGCGATCAGGACAACGCGAAAAAACTGGTTAACGGACAGATCGATCTGTGGGCCACAGGTGATCCGGCCGGGCGCTACCTGGCGCGTCAGGAAGGCGTGAGCGGGCTCAAGACCGTGTTGCGCTTCAACAGCGCCGAGTTGTACCTGGCGTTGAACAAGGACGTGCCGGATGAAACCGTTGCCAAGTTACAAGCGGCGCTGGATCAAATGCGCAAGGAAGGCAAGGTCGACGAGATCATGGCGCGGTATCTGTAG
- a CDS encoding divergent polysaccharide deacetylase family protein has translation MGLRFILILMCCLAGTVHAESAKPTHKAYLTLIIDDLGQNLPRDRRVLALPGPVTAAIMPDTPHATEFAREAHRAGKIVILHMPMDPATGPFAWHPELPLGELEKRLDAAFKTVPYTAGINNHMGSRMTAQQPAMTWLMANLQSRHKIFLDSRTSAQTVAAAEAQKIGLASVSRDVFLDDERTEAAIFTQLQTAISLAHKQGSAVMIGHPYPQTLAVLERELPRLKAQGIEWIDIKQMISVRGNRAMPAHGKDGVYR, from the coding sequence ATGGGTCTGCGCTTCATCCTCATCCTGATGTGCTGCCTGGCGGGAACTGTTCACGCAGAATCCGCCAAGCCGACTCACAAGGCCTATCTGACGCTGATCATCGATGACCTGGGGCAGAACCTGCCCCGGGATCGCCGTGTGCTGGCCCTGCCGGGCCCGGTGACGGCGGCGATCATGCCCGACACGCCCCACGCCACCGAGTTTGCCCGCGAAGCCCATCGCGCCGGCAAAATCGTCATCCTGCACATGCCCATGGACCCTGCAACCGGCCCGTTTGCCTGGCACCCCGAGCTGCCCCTCGGCGAACTTGAGAAACGCCTGGACGCAGCTTTCAAAACGGTGCCCTACACGGCAGGCATCAACAACCACATGGGCAGTCGCATGACCGCACAGCAACCGGCGATGACCTGGTTGATGGCGAATCTGCAGAGTCGGCACAAGATCTTCCTGGACAGCCGCACCAGCGCACAAACCGTGGCTGCCGCCGAGGCGCAGAAGATTGGCCTGGCGAGTGTTTCGCGGGATGTGTTTCTCGATGACGAACGTACGGAGGCTGCAATCTTCACCCAGTTGCAGACAGCGATCAGCCTGGCGCACAAGCAGGGTTCAGCGGTGATGATCGGGCACCCGTATCCGCAGACGCTGGCGGTGCTGGAGCGTGAGTTGCCGAGGCTGAAGGCCCAGGGGATTGAGTGGATTGATATCAAGCAGATGATCAGTGTGCGCGGTAATCGGGCTATGCCGGCGCATGGAAAGGATGGGGTTTACCGCTGA
- a CDS encoding DUF2164 domain-containing protein — protein sequence MAVKKSKPPILSLTPEQENEATSKIKRFMEDRFELDLGSFEAAEILELFTREIAPHYYNRAIFDVQTHLKERFESIESDLWALEKN from the coding sequence ATGGCCGTCAAGAAATCCAAGCCGCCGATTCTTTCGCTCACCCCTGAGCAGGAGAACGAGGCCACCAGCAAGATCAAGCGCTTCATGGAGGATCGCTTCGAACTGGACCTGGGTTCGTTCGAAGCGGCCGAAATCCTTGAGCTGTTTACCCGCGAAATTGCTCCGCACTATTACAACAGGGCGATTTTCGATGTGCAGACGCACCTCAAAGAGAGGTTCGAAAGCATCGAAAGCGACCTGTGGGCGCTCGAGAAAAACTGA
- a CDS encoding S41 family peptidase: protein MLHLSRLTSLALTIALVIGAPLAFAAQPAPAVAPAGTAATTKAPLPLEELRTFAEVMDRIKAAYVEPVDDKTLLENAIKGMLSNLDPHSAYLGPEDFAELQESTSGEFGGLGIEVGAEDGFIKVVSPIDDTPASKAGIQAGDFIVKINGQPTRGQTMTEAVDKMRGKIGEKITLTLVRDGGTPFDVTLARAIIQVKSVKSQLLESGYGYIRITQFQVKTGEEVSKALAKLRKDNGKKLKGIILDLRNNPGGVLQSAVEVVDHFITKGLIVYTKGRIANSELRFNATGKDESEAVPMVVLINGGSASASEIVAGALQDQKRAVVMGTTSFGKGSVQTVLPLNNDRALKITTALYFTPNGRSIQAQGIVPDIEVRKAKITSEQDGDYFKEADLQGHLGNGNGGADKPSGSSGKAKPMPQDDDYQLAQALSLLKGLSITSGR from the coding sequence ATGCTGCATTTGTCCCGCCTTACCTCGCTCGCCCTGACGATTGCCCTGGTGATCGGCGCGCCGTTGGCGTTCGCCGCTCAACCGGCCCCGGCAGTCGCACCTGCGGGCACTGCTGCGACCACCAAGGCGCCGTTGCCGCTGGAAGAGTTGCGCACCTTTGCCGAGGTCATGGATCGGATCAAAGCGGCGTATGTCGAGCCGGTAGACGACAAGACCCTGCTGGAAAACGCCATCAAGGGCATGCTTAGCAACCTCGACCCGCACTCCGCCTACCTCGGTCCGGAAGACTTCGCTGAGTTGCAGGAAAGCACCAGCGGCGAATTCGGCGGCCTCGGCATTGAAGTCGGCGCTGAAGACGGCTTCATCAAAGTGGTGTCGCCAATTGACGACACCCCTGCCTCGAAGGCTGGCATTCAGGCCGGCGACTTCATCGTCAAGATCAACGGTCAGCCGACCCGTGGCCAGACCATGACGGAAGCCGTGGACAAGATGCGTGGCAAGATCGGCGAAAAAATCACCCTGACCCTGGTCCGCGACGGTGGCACACCGTTCGACGTGACACTGGCCCGCGCCATCATTCAAGTGAAGAGCGTGAAGAGCCAGTTGCTGGAGTCCGGCTACGGCTACATTCGCATCACCCAGTTCCAGGTCAAGACCGGCGAAGAGGTCTCCAAGGCCCTGGCCAAGCTGCGCAAAGACAACGGCAAGAAGCTCAAGGGCATCATCCTCGACCTGCGCAACAACCCGGGTGGCGTGCTGCAATCGGCGGTTGAAGTGGTCGACCACTTCATCACCAAAGGCCTGATCGTCTACACCAAGGGCCGTATCGCCAACTCCGAGCTGCGTTTCAACGCCACTGGCAAGGATGAAAGCGAAGCCGTGCCGATGGTCGTGCTGATCAACGGCGGCAGCGCCTCGGCGTCGGAAATTGTCGCGGGTGCCTTGCAGGACCAGAAACGTGCAGTGGTCATGGGCACCACCAGTTTCGGCAAAGGCTCGGTACAAACCGTACTGCCACTGAATAATGACCGCGCACTGAAGATCACCACGGCGCTGTATTTCACGCCGAACGGCCGCTCGATCCAGGCCCAGGGCATCGTTCCGGACATCGAAGTGCGCAAGGCCAAGATCACCAGCGAGCAGGACGGCGACTACTTCAAGGAAGCCGACCTGCAAGGTCACCTCGGCAACGGCAACGGCGGCGCCGACAAACCATCCGGTTCCAGCGGCAAAGCCAAACCGATGCCACAGGACGATGATTACCAATTGGCCCAGGCCCTGAGCCTGCTCAAAGGGCTGAGCATCACCTCCGGCCGGTGA
- the gpmI gene encoding 2,3-bisphosphoglycerate-independent phosphoglycerate mutase — protein MTTTPKPLVLIILDGFGHSESPDSNAIFAAKKPVLDRLWATVPNGLISGSGMDVGLPDGQMGNSEVGHMNLGAGRVVYQDFTRVTKSIRDGEFFENPTICAAVDKAVAAGKAVHFMGLLSDGGVHSHQDHLIAMAELAAKRGAEKIYLHAFLDGRDTPPKSAQSSIELLDATFQALGKGRIASLIGRYFAMDRDNRWDRVSQAYNLIVEGKGEFTAATAQEGLEAAYARGESDEFVKATSIGEPAKVEDGDAVVFMNFRADRARELTRVFVEDDFKEFERSRQPKLAGFVMLTQYAASIPAPSAFAAGSLENVLGDYLAKNGKTQLRIAETEKYAHVTFFFSGGREEPFPGEERILIPSPKVATYDLQPEMSAPEVTDRIVDAIENQRYDVIVVNYANGDMVGHSGVFDAAVKAVECLDQCVGRIVEALEKVGGEALITADHGNVEQMSDESTGQAHTAHTTEPVPFIYVGKRDLKVREGGVLADVAPTMLKLLGLEQPKEMTGTSILV, from the coding sequence ATGACTACCACGCCTAAACCTTTGGTCCTGATTATTCTCGACGGCTTCGGTCACAGTGAGAGCCCTGACTCCAACGCCATCTTCGCTGCGAAGAAGCCCGTACTGGACCGCTTGTGGGCCACCGTGCCCAATGGCCTGATTTCCGGCAGTGGCATGGACGTAGGCCTGCCGGACGGCCAGATGGGCAACTCCGAAGTCGGCCACATGAACCTCGGCGCCGGTCGCGTGGTGTATCAGGACTTCACTCGCGTGACCAAATCGATCCGCGACGGCGAGTTTTTCGAGAACCCGACCATTTGCGCCGCGGTGGATAAAGCCGTTGCTGCCGGTAAAGCCGTGCACTTCATGGGTCTGCTGTCCGATGGCGGCGTGCACAGCCACCAGGATCACCTGATCGCCATGGCCGAACTGGCCGCCAAGCGCGGCGCCGAAAAAATCTACCTGCACGCTTTTCTCGACGGCCGCGACACGCCGCCGAAAAGCGCGCAATCGTCGATCGAATTGCTGGACGCCACGTTCCAGGCGCTGGGCAAAGGCCGAATTGCCAGCCTCATCGGGCGCTATTTCGCGATGGACCGCGACAACCGTTGGGACCGCGTATCCCAGGCCTACAACCTGATCGTGGAAGGCAAAGGCGAATTCACCGCCGCCACCGCCCAGGAAGGTCTGGAAGCCGCTTACGCGCGTGGCGAGAGCGACGAATTCGTCAAAGCCACCTCCATTGGTGAGCCGGCAAAAGTTGAAGACGGCGACGCCGTGGTATTCATGAACTTCCGCGCCGACCGCGCCCGTGAACTGACCCGCGTTTTCGTCGAAGACGACTTCAAGGAATTCGAACGCAGCCGTCAGCCGAAACTGGCCGGCTTCGTCATGCTGACCCAATACGCCGCGAGCATTCCCGCCCCGTCGGCCTTCGCTGCCGGTAGCCTGGAAAATGTGCTGGGCGACTATCTGGCGAAAAATGGCAAGACCCAGCTGCGCATCGCTGAAACCGAGAAGTACGCCCACGTGACCTTCTTTTTCTCCGGCGGTCGCGAAGAACCATTCCCCGGCGAAGAGCGCATCCTGATCCCGTCGCCAAAAGTCGCCACCTACGACTTGCAGCCGGAAATGAGTGCACCGGAAGTCACCGACCGCATCGTCGACGCCATCGAAAACCAGCGTTACGACGTGATCGTGGTCAACTACGCCAACGGCGACATGGTCGGCCACAGCGGTGTCTTCGACGCGGCGGTGAAAGCCGTTGAGTGCCTGGACCAATGCGTGGGCCGTATCGTTGAAGCCCTGGAAAAAGTGGGTGGCGAAGCGCTGATCACCGCCGACCACGGCAACGTCGAGCAAATGTCCGACGAGTCCACCGGCCAGGCCCATACCGCACACACTACCGAGCCAGTGCCGTTCATCTACGTCGGCAAGCGTGACTTGAAGGTCCGCGAAGGCGGCGTGCTGGCGGACGTGGCACCAACCATGCTGAAACTGCTGGGCCTGGAGCAACCGAAGGAAATGACCGGGACTTCGATTCTCGTCTGA
- a CDS encoding rhodanese-like domain-containing protein, with protein sequence MVAHLIEFATNHYILVGIFVVLLAALIAYQMQGGGRSLSTGELTGLVNKDAGVVIDIRPAKDFAAGHIVGALNIPHDKLTARVGELEKHKAKTIILVDAMGQTAGTHARELVKAGFTAAKLSGGVSSWKADNLPLVK encoded by the coding sequence ATGGTTGCTCACCTGATTGAATTTGCCACTAACCACTACATTCTCGTCGGTATCTTCGTCGTACTGCTGGCCGCGCTGATCGCCTATCAGATGCAAGGTGGCGGGCGTAGCCTGAGCACTGGCGAACTGACCGGCCTGGTCAACAAGGACGCAGGCGTGGTGATCGACATTCGTCCGGCCAAGGACTTCGCCGCCGGTCACATTGTTGGTGCGTTGAACATTCCCCACGACAAACTGACCGCACGCGTCGGTGAACTGGAAAAGCACAAGGCCAAGACCATCATTCTGGTCGACGCCATGGGCCAGACCGCCGGCACCCACGCCCGTGAGCTGGTGAAGGCTGGTTTCACCGCCGCCAAGCTGTCCGGTGGTGTGTCCAGCTGGAAAGCCGACAACCTGCCGCTGGTGAAGTGA
- the hisH gene encoding imidazole glycerol phosphate synthase subunit HisH, translated as MQTVAVIDYGMGNLHSVAKALEHVGAGKVLITSDANVIREADRVVFPGVGAIRDCMAEIRRLGFDSLVREVSQDRPFLGICVGMQALLDTSEENDGVDCIGLFPGAVKFFGKDLHEDGEHLKVPHMGWNEVKQKVSHPLWHDIPDMARFYFVHSYYIAAANARQVVGGGHYGVDFAAALADGSRFAVQFHPEKSHTHGLQLLQNFAAWDGRW; from the coding sequence ATGCAGACAGTCGCGGTTATCGATTACGGCATGGGCAACCTGCACTCGGTGGCCAAGGCCCTCGAACATGTCGGTGCCGGCAAGGTCCTGATCACCAGCGATGCCAACGTGATTCGCGAAGCCGACCGGGTGGTTTTCCCCGGCGTTGGCGCGATTCGCGATTGCATGGCGGAGATCCGTCGCCTCGGCTTCGATTCGCTGGTGCGTGAAGTCAGCCAGGACCGTCCGTTTCTCGGCATTTGCGTGGGCATGCAAGCCTTGCTCGACACCAGCGAAGAGAACGACGGCGTCGACTGCATCGGCCTGTTTCCGGGTGCGGTGAAGTTCTTCGGCAAAGACCTGCATGAAGACGGTGAACACCTGAAAGTCCCGCACATGGGCTGGAACGAAGTGAAGCAGAAGGTCAGTCACCCTCTGTGGCACGACATTCCGGACATGGCGCGTTTTTACTTCGTGCACAGCTACTACATCGCTGCCGCCAATGCGCGTCAGGTGGTGGGTGGCGGTCACTACGGTGTCGATTTCGCCGCAGCGCTGGCCGATGGCTCGCGTTTCGCCGTGCAGTTCCACCCGGAGAAGAGCCATACCCATGGCCTGCAATTGCTGCAGAACTTCGCTGCGTGGGACGGTCGCTGGTAA
- the hisA gene encoding 1-(5-phosphoribosyl)-5-[(5-phosphoribosylamino)methylideneamino]imidazole-4-carboxamide isomerase: MLIIPAIDLKDGACVRLRQGRMEDSTVFSDDPVSMAAKWVEGGCRRLHLVDLNGAFEGQPVNGEVVTAIAKRYPNLPIQIGGGIRSLETIEHYVKAGVSYVIIGTKAVKDPAFVAEACRAFPGKVIVGLDAKDGFVATDGWAEISTIQVIDLAKQFEADGVSAIVYTDIAKDGMMQGCNVPFTAALAAATSIPVIASGGIHNLGDIKTLLDAKAPGIIGAITGRAIYEGTLDVAEAQAFCDSYKG, from the coding sequence ATGCTGATTATTCCCGCTATCGATCTTAAAGACGGTGCCTGTGTTCGTCTGCGCCAGGGCCGCATGGAAGATTCCACAGTGTTCTCCGATGACCCGGTGAGCATGGCTGCCAAGTGGGTGGAGGGCGGTTGCCGTCGTCTGCATCTGGTCGACCTGAACGGCGCTTTCGAAGGCCAGCCAGTCAACGGTGAAGTGGTTACCGCGATCGCCAAGCGCTACCCGAACCTGCCGATCCAGATCGGCGGCGGCATCCGCTCCCTGGAAACCATCGAGCACTACGTGAAAGCGGGTGTGAGCTACGTGATCATCGGCACCAAAGCGGTGAAAGATCCGGCCTTCGTCGCCGAAGCGTGCCGCGCCTTTCCGGGCAAAGTGATCGTTGGCCTGGACGCCAAGGACGGTTTCGTCGCCACCGATGGCTGGGCTGAAATCAGCACCATTCAGGTGATCGACCTGGCCAAGCAATTCGAAGCCGACGGCGTGTCCGCGATCGTTTATACCGACATCGCCAAAGACGGCATGATGCAGGGCTGCAACGTTCCGTTCACCGCCGCGCTGGCCGCTGCCACATCGATCCCGGTGATCGCTTCCGGTGGCATTCACAACCTGGGTGATATCAAGACGCTGCTTGACGCCAAGGCGCCAGGCATCATCGGTGCCATTACCGGTCGGGCAATCTACGAAGGCACCCTCGACGTCGCAGAAGCGCAAGCTTTCTGCGATTCGTACAAAGGCTGA
- a CDS encoding tRNA (cytidine(34)-2'-O)-methyltransferase encodes MFHVILFQPEIPPNTGNVIRLCANSGCHLHLIEPLGFEMDDKRLRRAGLDYHEYATLQRHADLASCLESLGHPRVFAFTTKGSRPFHDASFVEGDAFLFGPESRGLPADVLDALPAGQRLRLPMREGCRSLNLSNTVAVAVYEAWRQNDFK; translated from the coding sequence ATGTTTCACGTCATCCTTTTCCAACCAGAAATTCCGCCGAATACCGGCAACGTTATCAGGCTGTGCGCCAACAGTGGCTGCCACCTGCATTTGATCGAACCGCTGGGCTTCGAGATGGACGACAAGCGCCTGCGCCGGGCCGGCCTCGACTATCACGAATATGCCACCCTGCAACGCCACGCGGACCTGGCCAGCTGCCTGGAAAGCCTCGGTCATCCACGGGTGTTCGCCTTCACCACCAAGGGCTCGCGGCCGTTCCATGACGCCAGTTTCGTTGAGGGCGACGCGTTCCTGTTCGGTCCGGAAAGCCGTGGCTTGCCGGCCGACGTGCTGGACGCCCTGCCCGCCGGACAACGCTTGCGATTGCCGATGCGCGAGGGCTGCCGCAGCCTGAACCTGTCGAACACGGTCGCGGTGGCCGTTTACGAGGCCTGGCGCCAGAACGACTTCAAATAA
- the secB gene encoding protein-export chaperone SecB → MTDQQNTAASEEETAPQFSLQRIYVRDLSFEAPKSPAIFRQQWEPSVGLDLNTRQKPLENDFHEVVLTLSVTVKNGDEVAFIAEVQQAGIFLIKNLDDASMSHTLGAFCPNILFPYAREALDSLVTRGSFPALMLAPVNFDALYAQELQRMQAAGETPTVQ, encoded by the coding sequence ATGACTGACCAACAGAACACTGCAGCTAGCGAAGAAGAAACCGCACCGCAATTCTCCTTGCAGCGCATCTACGTACGTGACTTGTCCTTCGAAGCCCCGAAAAGCCCGGCAATCTTCCGCCAGCAGTGGGAGCCGAGCGTCGGTCTGGATCTGAACACTCGTCAAAAGCCTCTGGAAAACGATTTCCATGAAGTCGTGCTGACCCTGTCGGTGACCGTGAAGAACGGTGACGAAGTGGCCTTCATCGCTGAAGTGCAACAGGCCGGTATCTTCCTGATCAAGAACCTCGACGACGCTTCGATGAGCCACACCCTTGGCGCGTTCTGCCCGAACATCCTGTTCCCGTACGCTCGTGAAGCGCTGGACAGCCTGGTGACCCGTGGCTCGTTCCCGGCCCTGATGCTGGCGCCGGTGAACTTCGACGCGCTGTACGCGCAAGAGCTGCAACGCATGCAAGCGGCCGGCGAGACTCCGACCGTTCAATAA
- a CDS encoding murein hydrolase activator EnvC, with the protein MLRVLIALALTCLLQPAFADERTQTQQQLDATRQDIAELKKLLGKLQEEKSGVQKDLKGTETEMGKLEKQVDALQKELKKSESELQRLDAEKKKLQSARTEQQRLIAIQARAAYQNGRQEYLKLLLNQQNPEKFARTLTYYDYLSQARLEQLKNFNETLRQLANVEKDIAMQQAQLLVQQSSLESQRGELEKVRQERQQVLAKLNDDVKARDQKLAAREQDQADLSKVLKTIEETLARQAREAEEARQKALIAQQEAEKKRLREAQAQAEASDDAPRKPVRSTPGALVSSSGETFGGAFASTRGKLPWPVDGRLLARFGESRGDDARTKWDGVMIGASAGSAVHAVHGGRVVFADWLRGAGLLVILDHGNGFLSLYGHNQTLLKSAGDVVKAGESISTVGSSGGQDTPALYFAIRQQGHPSDPAQWCRAQG; encoded by the coding sequence ATGCTCCGCGTCCTGATAGCCCTCGCCCTGACTTGCCTGCTCCAACCGGCCTTCGCTGACGAGCGCACGCAAACCCAACAACAGTTGGACGCTACGCGTCAGGACATTGCCGAGCTGAAAAAGCTGCTGGGCAAGCTCCAGGAAGAAAAATCCGGTGTGCAAAAAGATCTAAAAGGCACCGAGACCGAAATGGGCAAGCTCGAGAAGCAGGTCGATGCCCTGCAAAAAGAGCTGAAAAAGAGCGAATCCGAGCTGCAGCGGCTCGATGCAGAGAAAAAAAAACTCCAGAGCGCGCGCACTGAACAACAACGACTGATCGCCATCCAGGCCCGAGCGGCCTATCAGAACGGTCGTCAGGAATACCTGAAGCTGCTGCTCAACCAGCAGAACCCGGAAAAATTCGCCCGCACCCTCACCTATTACGACTACCTGAGCCAGGCCCGCCTGGAGCAGCTGAAGAATTTCAACGAAACCCTGCGCCAATTGGCCAATGTCGAAAAAGACATCGCCATGCAGCAAGCGCAGTTGTTGGTGCAGCAAAGCAGCCTCGAATCCCAGCGTGGCGAACTCGAGAAGGTGCGCCAGGAGCGCCAGCAAGTCCTGGCCAAGCTCAACGACGACGTGAAGGCGCGCGACCAGAAACTGGCAGCCCGTGAGCAGGATCAGGCAGACCTGTCTAAAGTCCTTAAAACCATTGAAGAAACCTTGGCCCGTCAGGCTCGTGAGGCAGAGGAAGCGCGGCAAAAAGCGCTGATCGCCCAGCAGGAAGCCGAAAAAAAGCGTTTACGTGAGGCCCAGGCGCAGGCAGAAGCCTCCGACGATGCCCCACGCAAACCCGTCAGATCGACACCCGGCGCTCTGGTTTCAAGTTCAGGCGAAACCTTTGGCGGCGCATTTGCTTCAACTCGCGGCAAACTTCCGTGGCCTGTCGATGGTCGACTGTTGGCGCGCTTCGGTGAAAGCCGTGGCGACGACGCCAGGACCAAGTGGGATGGCGTGATGATCGGCGCTTCCGCCGGCAGCGCGGTGCATGCGGTGCATGGCGGTCGCGTAGTGTTCGCCGACTGGTTGCGCGGCGCCGGGCTGCTGGTGATTCTCGACCACGGCAACGGCTTTTTGAGTCTTTATGGTCACAACCAGACGTTGCTCAAGTCTGCGGGTGACGTGGTAAAAGCCGGTGAGTCCATCTCCACTGTCGGTAGCAGTGGCGGCCAGGACACTCCAGCACTGTATTTCGCGATTCGTCAGCAGGGTCACCCGAGTGATCCGGCACAATGGTGTCGCGCGCAAGGATAA